The segment CGTGGTCGAGATCTGCCATCTTCTCTTCGCTCTGGCTCTTGAAGCGGCTCATCATGTCCTCAAAGCTCATATTGTCGGAATGGACCGGAGCCTTGGGCTGCCACACACGGGGTGCGCTGTCACGGGCAGGGCCTCTGCCGCCCTCACGGGGGGGACGGCCATTGCCGCCGCGGCCTGCACCAAAGTGTCCACCCTCACGGGGGCCGCCCGGGCGCGGAGCGCCGGGACGTGCTCCGCCTGCGGGGCCTCTGCCCTCACGCGGCTGGCGCGGAGGAGGAGGCAGCAGACGCTTGATGGACAGTGCGATCTTGCCGTCCGGTGCAACATTGATGACCTGCACCTTGACCGTATCCCCAATATGCAGGACTGCTGCAATGTCCTGCACGAATTCATTGGACACCTCGGAAATATGGACCATGCCCGTACCGCCCTCCGGCAGTGCGACAAATGCGCCAAACGGCTTTACACCGGTGACGCGGCCCTCGAATACGTTCCCTACCTCAATTGCCAAAACTCAATACTCCTTGTTTTCCATAGTATCGGCAGCCGTTCAGCTGCCGGTCACATCCACAAAGATGCGCTCGTTCGGTGCGGCGTAGTTGTAAGAATCCCGCGCGACCCATTCTGTGATCTGATCCGAATCGCCGCTGAGGATACGCTGCATTTCCTCATTCTCGGTTTTCTGCTGGTCGATCTGCTCGTTCAGTGTGTCCAGCTCTGCGCGTTTGGAGCTGATGCTGACCTGATTGGAGATGTACGCTGCCAGCATGCTCAGCAGCAACAGGACAAAAAACACCCGCACAAGCGTTTTAACGACCACTTTCTTCTTGCGTTTTCTGCGGTCCGGTGCTGCCATTGTTTCTTCTGCCCCCATTGCAATTTGGTTCTTACTGATGTCACTTATGAATTATACATCATCCGGCGCTGGTTTGGCAAGTTCTTTTTGCGCTTTTTTGCGGTTCTTTTTGCGTTGCGGCGTAATTTGCGGGCATTTTGCCGCCGGGCACGCCGCTGTGCGGCAGGCCGGAGCACCCGCCGCTGCAAAGCCTTCCCTGCCGCGCGCAGCGGCACGCCCAGAACAAAGGCCGCAGCGCCTGCTCCGGCAAAGCCAGCTGCTGCCATATACCAGCGCAGCACGCCCGCCGGGCTCTGCCCCGCCGCATAGCTCTGCAGCAGGGTCAGCACCGTGCCCACCCATAGAAAATCGGGCACCCACGCCGCCCGGCCCCTGACCGGGAACACGGCCCGCACCACACCGGTGCACCCGCCCAACACCGTGCAGGCGGTCAGCTCCTGCGCAATGGCTGAGGGCGGCAGGACCGGGATCATCGCAGCAGGCGGTGCAGAAAACTGCCCGCCGGGGCGCTGGCCGTGTATTCCAGTGCGTCGATGCGGCCGGTGAACTTTGCCTCCCCGGCCTCCAAGTCCAGTGCCGCCATGCTCAGCTGTGCCCCGGCAAGATGCAGGATGCCCCTGCCGGTCTCTATTGCGGCACTGTCTGCATTGCAATGCAAAACCTTCTGCACGCCCGTCACGGTCAGGCGTGCACGGCCCTCTAAGATCAGGTCATGCGGCGGCGCAGGCTGCGGGCTTCTGGTGTTTTTTTCCGGCATTGCTCGTCTCCCCTTTTCTGGTGCATCCTATGCACCAGACGAGAGCTTTTATACCGTTTACTCGCTGATGATCTCGTACATTTCGCGGGCCACATCCTTAGTGCGGGGTTCCACATCCGAGAGCACCCGCACCCTGATGGGACGGTTGCCGAAGGTCACCTCAATGACATCACCCGCCTTGACGGCCTGACTGGCCTTGGCGATCTTGCCGTTGATGAGGATGCGGCCTGCATCGGCCACTTCGTTTGCCACAGTGCGGCGCTTGATGAGCCGCGAAACTTTCAGATACTTATCCAGACGCATCGTCTTATCCTCCTGTGATGAAAAATGCCGCCGCACCTCCTGCGAGGCAGCGGCGGCAAAAGAAAACAGCTTCTTACAGGGTGTCCTTCAGGGACTTGCCGGGCTTGAACACGATGCTGCGGGAAGCAGCAATGGTGATGGGCTCACGGGTGCGGGGGTTGATGCCCTGACGCTCTGCACGCTCGCGCACCTCAAAGGTGCCAAAGCCGGAAATGGTGATCTTTTCGCCCTCGGCCATGGCCTTGCCCAGTGCCTCGAACATGGCATTGACAGCCTGCTCAGCATTTTTCTTGCTCATCTCAGTGTTCGCAGCAACCTGTGCGATCAGATCGGTCTTCGTCATAAAAATACCCTCCAAATTTGTTCCTTGGTGTTCTTCTTTCTCTATCGGAGCAGGTCACTCGACCTGAGTACCGCTTTGTGGCTCCTGTTCCAGCAGCCCTGCACAGAAGCGCTTGGAGGCAAAGGTCAGCGCCTCCTCTGCATCCACTCCGGCCAGCCGCATGGCGTTGGCTGCGGCAAACAGCAGCTCCCCCGCCGTCCGGGCATCCTGTTCCCGGCTCCAGCCGTCCAGAGCATCCTGCAAAGCCTGCTGCGCCCGGGTCTTGTCCGGCTGCGCCGCACCGCAGCGGTCGGCACGCTTCTGCAGCTTCTGAGCACGCATCAGTGCAGGCAGGGTGGCGGGCACCGTGCCCAGCTCATCGGCCAGAGTGGTGCGGCCCTTTTCCTTATTTTTGAGCGCATCCCAGCCATTTATACCGGCATTCTGCGCTGCTGAGGATGCAAAAATGTTCGGGTGGCGGAACACGAGCTTCTCGCACACCTCACGGCAGACATCCTCAAAGGTAAAGTGTCCGCGCTCCTCTTCCATCACGGCATGGAACGCCACCTGCATCAGCACATCGCCAAGCTCTTCCTGCATCAGCACCGGGTCATCGGCATCGATGGCCTCCAGCGCCTCACAGGTCTCCTCCAGAAAGTTCTTCCGGATGGAGGCATGGGTCTGCACCTTGTCCCACGGGCAGCCGTTCTCCGGGTCCCGCAGGATGCGCAGGATCTCCAGCAGCTGTTCTGCCGTGTAAGGGGCCTTGGGCTGCCAGTCCAGCACAGTGCTCACACTCCTTGCAAAAGATACTGCATATTGTACCGCATCTTCCGCGTTTTTTCAAGACAGCACCGGCAAATTCCGGCAATTTGCCTTTATTTTCTGCATTTTAGCCTATCCCGCAAAAAACAGGACGGTGCCCTGCGGGGAGCGCCGCCCTGTTGCCTGACGGAGATTACAGCTGTGCGCCGCACTTGTTGCAGAACAGTGCATCGTCCGAAACGGGCGCGCCGCACTGCGGGCAGCTCTTGTGCTCTGCAGGCGCAGCCTCGGCGGCAGGAGCTTCCGGCTCTGCAGCGGGCTCCTCCTCGTGCACCACATAGTCCACCTCTGCGGCTTCTGCCGGGGTCAGCGATGCCTTCAGGCGGGTGATCTCCTGCTCGATGTGATCGATCATTTCGATATACTTATCCACCAGCGGCTGGTTTTCTTCCTTGCCCTTGGCCAGACTGTACACCAATGCGCCCAGCTGACGCTGCGCCTTGAGCAGCTTGCCCTGTTCGTTGACGATCAAAGCCTGCGTTTTGCCCTTTTCGGCCAGATCCAGTGCAGCGTTTTTGCCTTTTTCGGCATATTCCAGACCCATTTCCTTGATCCTGTTGAAATCCATAAAA is part of the Faecalibacterium sp. HTF-F genome and harbors:
- a CDS encoding S1 RNA-binding domain-containing protein, with the protein product MAIEVGNVFEGRVTGVKPFGAFVALPEGGTGMVHISEVSNEFVQDIAAVLHIGDTVKVQVINVAPDGKIALSIKRLLPPPPRQPREGRGPAGGARPGAPRPGGPREGGHFGAGRGGNGRPPREGGRGPARDSAPRVWQPKAPVHSDNMSFEDMMSRFKSQSEEKMADLDHETNNRRGGGYAPRGRGGRR
- a CDS encoding septum formation initiator family protein, with protein sequence MAAPDRRKRKKKVVVKTLVRVFFVLLLLSMLAAYISNQVSISSKRAELDTLNEQIDQQKTENEEMQRILSGDSDQITEWVARDSYNYAAPNERIFVDVTGS
- a CDS encoding YabP/YqfC family sporulation protein, translating into MPEKNTRSPQPAPPHDLILEGRARLTVTGVQKVLHCNADSAAIETGRGILHLAGAQLSMAALDLEAGEAKFTGRIDALEYTASAPAGSFLHRLLR
- a CDS encoding RNA-binding S4 domain-containing protein codes for the protein MRLDKYLKVSRLIKRRTVANEVADAGRILINGKIAKASQAVKAGDVIEVTFGNRPIRVRVLSDVEPRTKDVAREMYEIISE
- a CDS encoding HU family DNA-binding protein produces the protein MTKTDLIAQVAANTEMSKKNAEQAVNAMFEALGKAMAEGEKITISGFGTFEVRERAERQGINPRTREPITIAASRSIVFKPGKSLKDTL
- a CDS encoding MazG family protein, yielding MLDWQPKAPYTAEQLLEILRILRDPENGCPWDKVQTHASIRKNFLEETCEALEAIDADDPVLMQEELGDVLMQVAFHAVMEEERGHFTFEDVCREVCEKLVFRHPNIFASSAAQNAGINGWDALKNKEKGRTTLADELGTVPATLPALMRAQKLQKRADRCGAAQPDKTRAQQALQDALDGWSREQDARTAGELLFAAANAMRLAGVDAEEALTFASKRFCAGLLEQEPQSGTQVE
- a CDS encoding zinc ribbon domain-containing protein, which gives rise to MDFNRIKEMGLEYAEKGKNAALDLAEKGKTQALIVNEQGKLLKAQRQLGALVYSLAKGKEENQPLVDKYIEMIDHIEQEITRLKASLTPAEAAEVDYVVHEEEPAAEPEAPAAEAAPAEHKSCPQCGAPVSDDALFCNKCGAQL